Below is a genomic region from Bacillus mycoides.
GTGTTAAAAGAAGCTCAGCAGCTTGGATTTGCAGAAGCAGATCCAACATCAGACGTAGAAGGTTTGGATGCAGCAAGAAAAATGACGATTTTGGCTACTCTCGGTTTCTCTACAAATGTAGAGCTTGGAGATGTGAAGGTAAAAGGGATTACTTCTATTACAGCAGAAGATATTGAATATAGTAAGAGCTTAGGCTATACGATTAAATTAATTGGTCTTGCAAAGCGAGATGGCGAGAAATTAGAGGTTACAGTTGAGCCAACGCTACTTCCAAATGCACACCCTCTTGCGGCAGTGCAAAATGAATATAATGCTGTGTATGTGTATGGTGAAGCGGTAGGAGAAACGATGTTTTATGGTCCGGGAGCAGGAAGCTTACCGACAGCGACAGCTGTTGTTTCTGATCTAGTTGCTGTAATGCAAAATATTAGGTTAGGTGTAACAGGAAATAGTGCTGTAGTTCCGCAATATCAAAAGGTACTAAAAGAGCCAGATGAAATTATTGTGAAAAAGTTTTTAAGACTTCATGTGAAAGACGAAATTGGTGTGTTTGCAAAAATTACATCATTGTTCTCTGAGCGCGGTGTTAGTTTTGAAAAGATTATTCAAATGCCACTTGAAGAGAAAGGGAAAGCAGAAATAGTAATTGTAACGCATCGTGCTTCTCTTGCGGATTATGAGTACATTCTACATACATTGCAATCGTATGAAGAAATAGATTGTGTGAAAGCAAATTATCGAATTGAAGGAGATGCTAAGTAGTATCTCTTCTAATAAAACGAAAAAACCTATTAAGCGGCTTGCTTAATAGGTTTTTTTCTATTTAAAATTTGCGTACCAACTTGAATAAATGCTTGAATAATCCAACCTGTTGTAAAGGATAAGATAATTGTTCCAAAATAGATCGGCCCATCTAATAAGAAGCTTAATGTTAAAAATAAAAAAGCTAATGAAATTTCTGTTCTTCTAAATGTCCATTTCTTTTTCTCAGCAACAGTTAAAACGAAAGCCTCTTGAGGTGCTGCGCAAAGGTTAGTAGAGACGTAAAGACCAATTCCGGCTCCGACGAATAGGTTTCCGCAAATAAGTGTTATATATTTTGGAAGAGAGCGGATAATGTCCATAATGGTCGTAATAGAACCAACCCAATCAACAAAAAGAGAAATAAGAATCATCGTTACAATTGTGCCGATTGTAATTTGTTTTTTGTCCCAAAAGAGTACGATCAGGGTAAAAACAAAGTTAATCATGAAAATCCAAAAACCAATACTTATCCCAAAATTTTGATATAGTGCAATAAAGAAGGAATCATAAGGGCTAAGTCCAAAGGAAGTAATTGTCGTCATCATATTAATACCGATGGCGAGAATGAGTAAACCGCCAATGAAAAATATATATTCTAGTTTGAATCGAAGCATAGTTGTATATCCTTTCAAAATGTATTTGCTAAGAAAGGATATACTGTGGAAAGCTTACCAGGTCAAGCGAGAATTTTTGAGGGGAAGGGGAGAATGAGATGACTAATATAAGAAAGATTGCTGAACTTGCTGGGGTATCTGTTTCAACTGTTTCACGTGTACTCAATAATCATCCGTATGTGAATGAACAGAAACGAAAAGAGATTTTAGCGATTATTGAAGAATTAAATTACACGCAAAATGTGAATGCGATTCATTTAGTGAAAGGAAAAACGAATGTAATTGGCGTTTTATTGCCGCACGTAAATGATCAATATTACAGTGCCATTATTGGGGGGATATCAAAGGAAACCGCAAAGAACAATTATAATATGATGCTTTGCCAGACAAATTATAGCGAAGAAAAAGAGCTTGAAATTTTACATATGTTAAAAATGAAAAAGCTTGATGGAGTAATTATATGTTCACGGACAAATAGTAAGGAAAAACTTGAAGAGTATACGAAGTTTGGTCCAATTGTGATGTGTGAAGAAATAGATTCGAATTTCATTTCGAGTGTACATATTGATTACTACAAAGTATTTTTGCGCGGGATGAAAAGCTTAATAGATGCTGGTCATACACGTATCGGATATTGCATTGGAAGAAGTAATAGTATTAATAGCCAGAGGCGAAAAAAGGCGTATGAGGATTCACTTCAACAGATTGTTGTAACACCGTTAGATGCCTGGAAGTTTAAGGGCTGTTTTACGGTGGAAGATGGGCGCAATGTAGTCAGGGAATGGGCTCGTATGTCTGTAAAACCGACGGCTTTTCTTGTATCTTGCAATCATATTGCTGCAGGAATGGTAACGGAGGCGAAAAAACAAGGAATTCGTATCCCAGAGGATATTACGATTATCGGATGTGATGATCAAGAGGTGGCAAATATATTAGGTATTACGACGATTTCGCATTCTAGTAAAAATGTTGGTGTAAAGGCATTTGAATTATTATATGAAAAGATTAATGATGAGGAAATAGATGTGAAACATGTAGAGTTATTACCAGATTTGGTAGATAGGGAAACGACATAATAGAGAAGGTGTGAAAATCGCTTTTCGAAAATTCGTTTGGTATAATTATGGACAATCTATAGGGGCTAAAAGGGGTTTTGATATGAGATCAAAATTAGTAAAAGTAATTCTACTCATTACAATTGCGTCTTTCTGTTTATTTGCATACGGTTTTGTTTCGGGTGTAAATGATGTATTAAATCCGAAAGCTTCAAAATTAATTACGAAGACTGACGTAGTGGCAAAAGAGAAAAAGAAAACGGGAACGTTACAAGTAGTTAGTTTAGGTGATTCGTTAACGCGCGGCGTTGGTGATAAAGAAGGAATTGGCTATATTGGACGAATGAAAGAGAATTTACAAAAAGATTATAAACAAAAAGTTGCACTAAGCAATTTGGCAGTTAGTGGTGCGAAAATGCCTGATTTATTAAAACAAATCGAAAGCAGCGGAGCTCAATATTCAATTAAGCAAGCAGATGTAATTGTTTTAACAATTGGAGGAAATGATTTATTCCCAGGATGGGAATCGCTCGGAAAGATAGATTTAGAGACGTATCGTCCTGATACGGAAACGTTTCAAAATGAAGCGAAGAAAATTATAGAAGAAATTCGTAAATTAAACACAGATAGTCCTATTTTTTGGCTAGGTTTATACAATCCTTTTGAGGATGTAGAAGATTTAAGAGGTTCATCAAATATTGTTGTTGATTGGAATGCTTCTTTAGAGAAGTTAGCATTAAATGATAAAAATGTATATATTACACCGACATTTGATTTATTCCAAAATCGTGGAAAAGATTTATTATACTCCGATCATTTTCATCCGAATGAAGTAGGCTACACATATATGGCAGAGCGATTAGTCCAAAACGTCGTAAGTAAATTAAAACTAGAGCAAGGAGGGATAAAATGACGACGATACTTTCTGTACGAGACTTGAAGAAGGTAATTGGAAAGAAGACGCTTGTAGAGGACATTTCATTTGATGTAAAACAAGGAGAAGTGTTTGGCTTTTTAGGACCGAACGGAGCCGGGAAAACGACAACAATTCGAATGTTAGTTGGACTGATTAAAGCGACAGAAGGTACTATTTCTATCGGTGGTTATTCTATTAAGGAAAATTTCAGAGAAGCGATGCGTCAAATTGGAAGTATAGTTGAAAACCCAGAGCTTTATACATATTTAACGGGATGGGAAAACTTAAAGCAATTTGCGCGCATGCTTGGTGATATATCAGATGAACGTATTATTGAAATTGCAAAAATGGTTCATTTAGATGAGCGTATTCACGATAAGGTAAAAACATATTCCCTTGGTATGAAGCAGCGCCTTGGAATTGCACAGGCGCTACTTGGAAACCCGAAATTGCTCATATTAGATGAACCGACGAATGGTTTAGATCCAGCTGGGATTAGAGAACTTAGGGAATTTATACATAAGCTTGTAAAAGAAGAAAATATGAGTGTATTTATTTCGAGTCACTTGCTAAGTGAAGTGCAACTGATATGCGACCGTGTTGCTATTATTCATAAAGGAAAAATGATAACAGTTGCACCTATTGAAGAGTTGATCAAAACAGCGAGTGATCGTGTGGAATGGGTCGTTACACCGATTTCCAAAGCGAAAGACATGTTAGACGCTGCTGAAGAGATAGAGGAAGTTAGTGTAGAAGATGAGCGTTTATTATGTCGTATGGATGTTGCGTCTATTAATGTTTGGAATAAGCATTTTGTAGAAAACGGGATAGATGTACATAGCGTCAAAGAGCTTGTATTTACGCTAGAAGATTTATTTATTGAACTCACAAGGGGTGAGCAACATGCGTGAATTTGCGAATCTAGTTTTAAATGAATCAGAAAAGATTTATCGTAAGAAACGAATTGTTGTTGTCATGCTTATTTTAGCAATCTTGATTCCACTTTTTGTGTATGCTCAGTATCGTGAAATAGAAACGACGCAAAAAAGGCTTGGTACGACCGATTGGAAAGTATCATTACAGCAACAAATTGTTGATTCACAAAACCGCTTGAACAATTCTAGATTGCCAGAAGAATGGCGGGATTGGTTAAAAGTAAGAGTGGAACAACAACAATATTATTTAGATCACAATATTAATCCGACTGCGCCAGGAGCACCGACATTTGTGAGGGCGTTTATTGAACAAGGAATAACGTTATTTATTCCATTGCTCGTTATGATTGTCGCCATTGATATTGTTTCAGGAGAACGAAGCGATGGTACGATGAAAATGCTTCTGACGAGGCCAATTCGGCGCTGGAAAATACTCCTTAGTAAATATGTGACGATGTTATTTTTCATTTCGCTCATATTGCTTCTTGTCGGTTTGTTTGCTTACGCATTATCAGGGCTTGTATTTGGATACTCTGGATGGAATTTACCTGTGTTAACAGGATTCGTCATTGATAAGGAAACGTTAAATACAAACTTTGTACACCTTATTCCGCAGTGGCAATACATTTTAATGGCGTACGGACTAGCTTGGTTTGTTGCTATCGTTGTTGGAACTATATCATTTATGGTCTCTGTTTTAATTCGTAATACACCAGCTGGTATGGGCGTTATGTTAGCTGCGTTAATTGCAGGCGGCATTTTAAGTTCATTCGCAACGTCTTGGGAAGGTGCGAAATACATTTTTAGTGTCAACTTATCGCTAACGGATTATTTATCAGGAAAACTTCCTGCATTACAAGGGTTATCAATGGGATTTTCTTTAATAAATTTAACGGTTTGGGCAGTAGTATCTCTTATCATTTCGTTTGTAGTATTTACAAGGCAGGATATGGTGAATTAATTGGATAGGAAGTGAAGGCATGGAAAACATTTTGCAGAATGATTGGGGACCATTACTGGGGCCAGAATTTGAGAAAGAATACTATCAAAATTTAGCTAACTTTTTAAAAGAAGAGTATGAGGAGCATGTGATTTATCCAAAGGTAGAAGATATTTTTAACGCTCTTCAGTATACAAGTTATGAAAATACAAAGGTCGTTATTTTAGGACAAGACCCATATCATGGACCGAATCAAGCGCATGGTTTAAGCTTTTCGGTACAACCTGGTATTAAAACGCCGCCATCATTGCTAAATATGTACAAAGAACTTCGAGATGAATACGGTTATGAAATTCCGAATAATGGTTATTTAGTAAAATGGGCGGAGCAAGGGGTTTTACTATTAAATACTGTGTTAACGGTTCGTCAAGGTGAGGCGAATTCTCATAAAGGAAAAGGATGGGAGCATTTCACAGATCGCGTAATTGAGCTATTAAATGAACGTGAAAAGCCAGTTATTTTCATATTATGGGGACGCCATGCTCAGGCGAAGAAAAAGTTAATTACGAATACGAATCATCGTATTATCGAGTCCGTACATCCAAGTCCATTATCAGCAAGACGAGGTTTCTTTGGAAGTAAGCCGTACTCTAAAGTAAATACGATTTTAGCTAATATGGGCGAAAGAGAAATTGATTGGGAAATTCCAAATTTATAAATAGAAAAGGTAGTTAACAGTTGTTAACTACCTTTTTATTATTGTTGTTCGTTCTTTAGTTTTGCATCTAGTACAAAAGTACCGAATGGGATAACTGATGAAACGAATGCCCCAAGTGCCCATAAAATTGATTTACGGTGTACGATTGTTACTTGAATTACCGCAAAGATGAATAGAATAAATAAAACGCCATGAGCCATACCTGTAATTTTAACAGCTGTTGCAAACCCTGCAAAATATTTTAATGGCATTGCTACAAATAATAGTAATAGGAAAGAAATCCCC
It encodes:
- a CDS encoding LacI family DNA-binding transcriptional regulator, translating into MTNIRKIAELAGVSVSTVSRVLNNHPYVNEQKRKEILAIIEELNYTQNVNAIHLVKGKTNVIGVLLPHVNDQYYSAIIGGISKETAKNNYNMMLCQTNYSEEKELEILHMLKMKKLDGVIICSRTNSKEKLEEYTKFGPIVMCEEIDSNFISSVHIDYYKVFLRGMKSLIDAGHTRIGYCIGRSNSINSQRRKKAYEDSLQQIVVTPLDAWKFKGCFTVEDGRNVVREWARMSVKPTAFLVSCNHIAAGMVTEAKKQGIRIPEDITIIGCDDQEVANILGITTISHSSKNVGVKAFELLYEKINDEEIDVKHVELLPDLVDRETT
- a CDS encoding YczE/YyaS/YitT family protein, with protein sequence MLRFKLEYIFFIGGLLILAIGINMMTTITSFGLSPYDSFFIALYQNFGISIGFWIFMINFVFTLIVLFWDKKQITIGTIVTMILISLFVDWVGSITTIMDIIRSLPKYITLICGNLFVGAGIGLYVSTNLCAAPQEAFVLTVAEKKKWTFRRTEISLAFLFLTLSFLLDGPIYFGTIILSFTTGWIIQAFIQVGTQILNRKKPIKQAA
- a CDS encoding uracil-DNA glycosylase, producing MENILQNDWGPLLGPEFEKEYYQNLANFLKEEYEEHVIYPKVEDIFNALQYTSYENTKVVILGQDPYHGPNQAHGLSFSVQPGIKTPPSLLNMYKELRDEYGYEIPNNGYLVKWAEQGVLLLNTVLTVRQGEANSHKGKGWEHFTDRVIELLNEREKPVIFILWGRHAQAKKKLITNTNHRIIESVHPSPLSARRGFFGSKPYSKVNTILANMGEREIDWEIPNL
- a CDS encoding SGNH/GDSL hydrolase family protein, with product MKIAFRKFVWYNYGQSIGAKRGFDMRSKLVKVILLITIASFCLFAYGFVSGVNDVLNPKASKLITKTDVVAKEKKKTGTLQVVSLGDSLTRGVGDKEGIGYIGRMKENLQKDYKQKVALSNLAVSGAKMPDLLKQIESSGAQYSIKQADVIVLTIGGNDLFPGWESLGKIDLETYRPDTETFQNEAKKIIEEIRKLNTDSPIFWLGLYNPFEDVEDLRGSSNIVVDWNASLEKLALNDKNVYITPTFDLFQNRGKDLLYSDHFHPNEVGYTYMAERLVQNVVSKLKLEQGGIK
- a CDS encoding ABC transporter permease; protein product: MREFANLVLNESEKIYRKKRIVVVMLILAILIPLFVYAQYREIETTQKRLGTTDWKVSLQQQIVDSQNRLNNSRLPEEWRDWLKVRVEQQQYYLDHNINPTAPGAPTFVRAFIEQGITLFIPLLVMIVAIDIVSGERSDGTMKMLLTRPIRRWKILLSKYVTMLFFISLILLLVGLFAYALSGLVFGYSGWNLPVLTGFVIDKETLNTNFVHLIPQWQYILMAYGLAWFVAIVVGTISFMVSVLIRNTPAGMGVMLAALIAGGILSSFATSWEGAKYIFSVNLSLTDYLSGKLPALQGLSMGFSLINLTVWAVVSLIISFVVFTRQDMVN
- a CDS encoding DUF3817 domain-containing protein; translation: MLSTPIGRLRAIGLIEGISFLLLLFVAMPLKYFAGFATAVKITGMAHGVLFILFIFAVIQVTIVHRKSILWALGAFVSSVIPFGTFVLDAKLKNEQQ
- a CDS encoding ABC transporter ATP-binding protein; translation: MTTILSVRDLKKVIGKKTLVEDISFDVKQGEVFGFLGPNGAGKTTTIRMLVGLIKATEGTISIGGYSIKENFREAMRQIGSIVENPELYTYLTGWENLKQFARMLGDISDERIIEIAKMVHLDERIHDKVKTYSLGMKQRLGIAQALLGNPKLLILDEPTNGLDPAGIRELREFIHKLVKEENMSVFISSHLLSEVQLICDRVAIIHKGKMITVAPIEELIKTASDRVEWVVTPISKAKDMLDAAEEIEEVSVEDERLLCRMDVASINVWNKHFVENGIDVHSVKELVFTLEDLFIELTRGEQHA
- a CDS encoding homoserine dehydrogenase; amino-acid sequence: MKEIQVGLLGLGTVGSGVVRIITDHQERLIHQVGCPVKVTKVLVQNIEKEREVDVPSTLLTQDVNEILDNPNIDVVIEVMGGIDDAKAYILQALKSVKHVVTANKDLMALHGAELLAVAKDNQADLFYEASVAGGIPILRSIVEGLSSDLITKVMGIVNGTTNFILTKMSDEGRAYNDVLKEAQQLGFAEADPTSDVEGLDAARKMTILATLGFSTNVELGDVKVKGITSITAEDIEYSKSLGYTIKLIGLAKRDGEKLEVTVEPTLLPNAHPLAAVQNEYNAVYVYGEAVGETMFYGPGAGSLPTATAVVSDLVAVMQNIRLGVTGNSAVVPQYQKVLKEPDEIIVKKFLRLHVKDEIGVFAKITSLFSERGVSFEKIIQMPLEEKGKAEIVIVTHRASLADYEYILHTLQSYEEIDCVKANYRIEGDAK